In one window of Candidatus Sulfuricurvum sp. RIFRC-1 DNA:
- the uvrC gene encoding excinuclease ABC subunit UvrC — protein MVNQIRSLPQVAGIYQYLDEKGRILYIGKAKNLSKRVKSYFNLTPELSPKTSLSLRIQKMLSETVGLHYIIVENEHDALILENSLIKQLKPKYNILLRDDKTYPYLYVDMEEPYPRFELTRKIIKGKGVRYFGPFSIGARDILDSLYELLKLVQKKSCLRGKKGCLFYQMEQCLAPCEFPVPRESYLPMVQQGIEWIQNKRRLIKQLEAKMEFYSESLRFEEALILRDRIERISKSEITSQIDLASTENYDVFAIAVNETRGCILRLFIREGKVASSTHDFIPVTPYFSLDEAYERTLVGFYGSEKPPIIAPILTAHPFESRDWVHEHLSELFGKKAHLETPQRGGKKELIDLAITNAHELLRTPQPTNEVLLSQIQELFGLDTLPNRIEIFDNSHHGGDAIVGAMVVYDNGHFDKKGYRTYHLQSRDEYGQMSEMLRRRIEGFESNPPPDLWVLDGGSTLRTLAVDLLNSHGIHLDVIAISKEKIDAKAHRSKGAAHDILHTEHQILRLESSDKRLQFIQMLRDEAHRSAITFHKKVKLKRDQHSKLLLVHGISQPKIHKLIEYFGTYEAIAKSDFETLCDLIGEKDAKNIQNCYTEKISK, from the coding sequence ATGGTCAATCAGATTCGCTCTTTGCCTCAGGTTGCAGGGATTTATCAGTATCTTGATGAAAAAGGTCGAATCCTCTACATCGGAAAAGCCAAAAACCTCTCCAAACGGGTCAAAAGCTATTTTAATCTTACCCCTGAACTTTCACCCAAAACATCGCTCTCCTTGCGTATCCAAAAAATGCTCTCTGAAACCGTGGGGCTTCACTATATTATCGTTGAAAACGAACACGACGCTCTGATTTTGGAAAACTCGCTTATTAAACAGCTCAAACCCAAATACAATATCCTCTTGCGTGATGACAAAACCTATCCCTATTTGTATGTCGATATGGAAGAACCCTACCCAAGATTCGAGCTTACCCGCAAAATTATCAAGGGCAAAGGGGTCCGCTACTTCGGCCCTTTTTCCATCGGGGCACGCGATATTCTCGACTCTTTGTACGAGTTGCTTAAACTGGTACAGAAAAAAAGCTGTTTGAGAGGAAAAAAAGGGTGCCTCTTTTACCAGATGGAGCAATGCCTCGCTCCCTGCGAATTTCCAGTACCGCGTGAGAGCTATCTTCCGATGGTACAGCAGGGGATCGAATGGATTCAAAACAAACGGCGTCTCATCAAGCAGCTCGAAGCGAAAATGGAGTTTTATTCCGAATCGCTCCGCTTTGAAGAAGCCCTGATACTAAGAGACCGGATTGAGCGGATTTCCAAAAGCGAAATCACCTCCCAAATAGATCTGGCCTCGACCGAAAACTACGACGTATTCGCCATAGCCGTGAACGAAACACGCGGCTGTATTCTCCGTCTTTTCATCCGTGAGGGGAAAGTGGCTTCCAGCACTCACGATTTCATCCCGGTTACCCCCTATTTCTCGCTGGATGAGGCGTACGAGCGGACACTGGTGGGGTTCTATGGCAGTGAAAAGCCCCCTATCATTGCCCCTATCCTGACAGCCCACCCGTTTGAATCGAGAGACTGGGTTCATGAACATCTAAGTGAACTTTTCGGTAAAAAAGCTCACTTAGAAACGCCTCAGCGAGGCGGGAAAAAAGAGCTGATCGATCTCGCCATTACCAATGCCCATGAGCTTCTGCGGACACCGCAACCCACTAATGAGGTACTCTTATCTCAGATTCAAGAACTCTTTGGGCTCGACACCCTCCCCAATCGGATCGAAATATTTGATAACTCTCACCATGGAGGCGATGCCATAGTAGGAGCAATGGTCGTTTACGATAATGGCCATTTTGATAAAAAAGGGTACCGTACCTATCACTTACAAAGCCGCGATGAATACGGACAAATGTCCGAAATGCTCCGTCGCCGAATCGAAGGGTTCGAATCCAATCCTCCACCGGATTTATGGGTTTTGGATGGCGGTTCTACTCTACGGACTTTAGCGGTTGATCTACTGAATTCTCATGGTATTCATCTCGATGTCATCGCTATCAGCAAAGAGAAAATTGACGCAAAAGCCCATCGCTCTAAAGGGGCCGCTCATGATATCCTTCACACGGAGCATCAAATCTTACGGCTGGAGAGTTCTGATAAACGGCTTCAGTTTATCCAAATGCTTCGAGATGAAGCTCACCGCAGTGCTATTACCTTTCATAAAAAGGTTAAACTAAAACGTGACCAGCACTCTAAATTACTACTGGTTCATGGAATATCACAACCAAAAATTCATAAATTAATCGAGTATTTTGGAACGTATGAAGCCATCGCAAAAAGCGATTTTGAGACACTTTGTGACCTAATCGGGGAAAAAGATGCAAAAAATATCCAAAATTGTTACACAGAGAAGATCTCTAAGTAA
- a CDS encoding prepilin-type N-terminal cleavage/methylation domain-containing protein has protein sequence MITQRVRKAFTMIELLFVIVILGIVGGFALEAVRQYYEGIYRTQEYTKRVAEADQILEQLSKYFENAISSSIVNLDIDPSTVACYGPPTASASDFTVAFIGVDVDSMRGISGNRPGWSEEVQLVAGSNDINGSDANYTMANNIISLLGTSTLRGSALYDSESIDSNACVRFNFAAEGKVGFHKLDGVNPNPMANGLLRLNNDNNATHGHRKYLLRTGYAFRVDDNGSFWMYSNFRPWVDEHFSASGKINLLGQNVAHFYADYNATDFMNNPSVSDRGLVWRLKVCMRGLDTNLSTSDTESQGICRERRVHVRY, from the coding sequence ATGATCACTCAGAGAGTACGTAAAGCCTTTACGATGATAGAGCTCCTTTTTGTTATTGTCATACTTGGTATTGTCGGAGGATTTGCACTCGAAGCGGTTCGTCAATATTATGAAGGTATTTATCGTACCCAAGAGTATACTAAAAGAGTAGCGGAAGCGGATCAAATTCTCGAGCAGCTTTCCAAATATTTTGAAAATGCAATCAGCAGTTCGATTGTTAATTTAGATATTGATCCAAGCACAGTCGCATGTTATGGCCCTCCAACAGCGAGTGCGTCTGATTTTACCGTTGCTTTTATCGGAGTAGATGTTGATAGTATGCGTGGTATTTCCGGTAATCGTCCCGGTTGGAGCGAAGAGGTACAATTGGTTGCCGGGTCAAATGACATTAATGGCTCGGATGCGAATTATACGATGGCAAATAATATAATCAGTCTCTTGGGAACATCGACGTTAAGAGGTTCAGCGTTATATGATTCAGAGAGTATAGATTCGAATGCTTGTGTACGATTTAATTTTGCAGCAGAAGGAAAAGTAGGATTTCATAAACTCGATGGTGTAAATCCAAACCCGATGGCCAATGGTTTATTACGACTTAACAATGATAACAATGCTACGCATGGGCATCGTAAATATCTGCTTCGAACCGGTTATGCTTTTCGGGTTGATGACAATGGCAGTTTTTGGATGTACAGTAATTTCCGACCATGGGTGGATGAACATTTTTCCGCTTCGGGAAAGATTAATCTTTTAGGACAAAATGTTGCCCATTTTTATGCCGATTACAACGCTACCGATTTTATGAACAATCCGAGTGTAAGTGATCGAGGTCTCGTCTGGCGCCTTAAGGTGTGTATGAGAGGTCTCGATACTAATCTCAGTACCAGTGATACTGAAAGCCAAGGAATCTGCCGCGAAAGGAGAGTGCATGTACGGTATTAA
- the raiA gene encoding ribosome-associated translation inhibitor RaiA — MNISLVGRHIELSDAIKDHLMHSIDTLSKYHLDLISVNAVASANERKKGVTIEFTINVAGKNTIVISQRDDDLYAAIDIAIDRAQKALRRLHDRISDHKNEGMNEAKQAAAAKVDLHEASESMEDEIVPAEPVLFKPQEVAEVLEKLKESAKVFDVFYDNDGKMRVLYKRADGRFGLY, encoded by the coding sequence ATGAATATCTCTCTCGTCGGACGCCACATCGAGCTCAGCGATGCAATAAAAGATCATCTGATGCACTCTATCGATACACTTAGTAAATATCATCTCGACCTTATCAGTGTCAATGCGGTCGCAAGCGCCAATGAGCGTAAAAAAGGGGTAACGATCGAATTCACGATCAATGTTGCCGGAAAAAATACTATTGTGATCAGCCAACGCGACGATGACCTCTACGCCGCCATCGATATCGCAATCGACCGTGCCCAAAAAGCGCTCCGCCGTTTGCATGATCGAATATCAGATCATAAAAATGAGGGGATGAACGAAGCCAAACAAGCAGCAGCCGCAAAAGTAGACTTGCATGAAGCGAGTGAATCGATGGAAGACGAAATCGTTCCTGCCGAACCGGTACTCTTTAAACCCCAAGAGGTTGCCGAAGTGTTAGAAAAACTTAAAGAGAGCGCAAAAGTATTTGATGTATTTTATGATAACGACGGGAAAATGCGGGTGCTGTATAAACGTGCTGATGGACGGTTTGGGCTGTATTAA
- the recG gene encoding ATP-dependent DNA helicase RecG — MLSLPSEEGDKFHRLGVSSITALSLIAPTSFEDRRLSTELFHNSSCVIDAMVEHVVRTPKTLKITFFAHNLECVIEGVIFHPKPYMIHQFVRGERAFFSGKAQWELGKWTIVHPVKISAVGSLVPIYKTTLRIDVMRRLVEKYVTVLQLINDGLPDLIARTLYCVHFPDQPKPLSESQLHALKFGELFEYMRRLRLKRRYHKTSFRASGNVKRWMKTLPFELTEDQKKAISAIEKDLTGENAARRMIVGDVGSGKTMVILASVVLMHPYRSILMAPTTILAAQLYEEAQKFLPDLRIALVTNATKKGSLEDYDFIIGTHALLHRSLPEAGLVMVDEQHRFGTAQRHALTKLTDNDTSPHYLQFSATPIPRTQAMIDSAHIDVSLIVQTPFTKNIATRIIGKSDFPALLEHIRSEIAQNHQVLIVYPLVEQSESINYQSIEEARGYWEKNFENVYVTHGKDKEKEAVLMAFRENGHILLATTVVEVGISLPRLSSVVIVGAERLGLSTLHQLRGRVSRTGLQGYCYLYTNKSGKNERLESFSTCNSGFEIAALDLKFRSSGDLLEGSIQSGKKFRWADIGEDEKIVKEVKEWLDSPSLRT; from the coding sequence ATGCTATCGTTACCAAGTGAGGAGGGTGACAAGTTTCACCGCTTAGGGGTGAGCAGTATCACCGCTCTTTCCCTTATCGCCCCCACCTCATTCGAAGATCGTCGTCTCAGCACGGAGCTTTTTCATAATTCCTCCTGTGTCATCGATGCAATGGTGGAGCATGTCGTCCGCACTCCAAAAACCCTCAAAATTACGTTTTTTGCCCATAACCTTGAGTGTGTGATCGAAGGGGTGATTTTTCATCCAAAACCCTATATGATCCATCAGTTCGTCAGAGGTGAGAGAGCTTTTTTCAGCGGAAAAGCGCAGTGGGAACTAGGAAAATGGACGATTGTCCATCCGGTAAAAATCAGCGCTGTCGGTTCTCTCGTTCCCATCTATAAAACAACTCTTCGAATAGATGTAATGAGACGACTGGTTGAAAAGTATGTCACGGTTCTGCAGCTGATAAACGATGGGCTCCCTGATCTTATAGCACGAACACTCTATTGCGTTCATTTTCCTGATCAACCGAAGCCTCTGAGTGAATCACAGCTTCATGCCCTTAAATTTGGCGAACTCTTTGAGTATATGCGTCGTCTCCGTCTCAAGCGCCGTTATCATAAAACCTCATTTCGTGCTTCAGGTAATGTGAAAAGATGGATGAAAACCCTCCCGTTTGAACTGACAGAGGATCAAAAAAAAGCGATAAGTGCTATAGAAAAAGATCTTACCGGAGAAAATGCCGCGCGTCGGATGATCGTCGGGGATGTTGGTTCGGGGAAAACGATGGTGATATTGGCTTCGGTTGTTTTGATGCATCCGTATCGCTCTATTTTGATGGCACCGACAACGATCCTCGCAGCACAGCTTTATGAAGAGGCGCAAAAGTTTCTCCCTGATTTGCGAATAGCATTGGTAACCAATGCAACGAAAAAAGGGTCGTTAGAGGATTACGATTTCATTATCGGCACCCACGCACTTCTTCATCGTAGCCTCCCTGAGGCAGGGCTTGTAATGGTGGACGAACAGCACCGTTTCGGTACGGCTCAGCGCCATGCCCTGACCAAGCTCACTGATAATGACACCTCACCGCACTATCTTCAATTCTCTGCTACCCCGATTCCCCGCACACAGGCAATGATTGATTCGGCTCACATCGATGTGAGTTTGATTGTCCAAACCCCGTTTACGAAAAATATTGCCACCCGTATTATCGGCAAAAGCGATTTTCCCGCTCTGCTGGAGCATATTCGCTCCGAAATAGCCCAAAACCATCAAGTCCTTATCGTCTATCCGCTGGTGGAGCAGAGCGAGAGTATCAATTATCAAAGTATCGAAGAAGCACGGGGATATTGGGAGAAGAATTTTGAGAATGTCTACGTCACTCACGGAAAAGATAAAGAGAAAGAGGCGGTATTAATGGCGTTTCGCGAAAACGGGCATATCCTTCTCGCAACGACTGTGGTGGAAGTGGGGATTTCGCTTCCGCGCCTCTCCAGCGTCGTCATTGTCGGAGCAGAGAGATTGGGACTCTCGACCCTCCATCAGCTTCGAGGCCGTGTGAGCCGTACCGGATTGCAGGGGTATTGTTATCTCTATACAAACAAAAGCGGCAAAAATGAACGCTTGGAGTCGTTTAGCACGTGCAACAGCGGTTTTGAGATTGCCGCACTGGATCTAAAATTTCGCTCAAGCGGGGATTTGTTAGAGGGGAGTATCCAAAGCGGTAAAAAATTTCGATGGGCGGATATCGGTGAAGATGAAAAAATTGTAAAAGAAGTGAAGGAGTGGTTAGATTCTCCGTCATTGCGGACGTGA
- a CDS encoding HEPN domain-containing protein: MRTLHNEWIEFAKKDYYALKKLDGDEYLTNIVLFHAQQCIEKLFKGIIEESGADVPRIHNSKKLYELIADSIDHPVDLDDLLYIDSVYIESRYPASFGLLPGGQPTLKESKKAIAIVEKILVVLSLDFEQNNQSQGG, translated from the coding sequence TTGAGAACGTTGCATAACGAATGGATCGAATTTGCCAAAAAGGACTATTATGCCCTTAAAAAGCTCGATGGGGATGAGTATTTGACAAATATTGTATTGTTTCATGCTCAACAATGCATTGAAAAGCTTTTTAAGGGGATCATAGAAGAGAGCGGAGCCGATGTACCACGTATCCATAATAGCAAAAAACTGTATGAATTGATCGCTGATTCGATCGATCATCCTGTTGATTTGGATGATTTGCTTTATATAGACAGTGTTTATATAGAGTCTCGTTATCCTGCAAGTTTTGGATTATTACCCGGTGGTCAACCGACATTAAAAGAATCAAAAAAAGCGATAGCAATTGTCGAAAAAATTTTAGTTGTGCTTTCGTTGGATTTTGAGCAAAATAATCAATCCCAAGGAGGATGA
- a CDS encoding ATP-binding protein, whose translation MQLGLRNRLRLISLLPILILFTLASYYVYNAYVSYKGAGQLQVRLEGNKQLNDLINNLSRERGMTVMYMGNASAATLKSLHAQRTIVDQKVSDYQKHLATLARTNVQEAAKANDLSKLIITLHKEIVQSRPIVDSGTADFNKIFTDLYGNSEEKLINELADLATLHFDEEVNSLSSSYLSLVRANEYSSIERDYITYVLSRATPLAEDELNKWISLIAKADTFNLEGISNKAIQTTLKESLFNEDNTELYLDITTERTGILQAATTGVYETQSGIWFAMISEKIDAINEAEQVLIEAMDQRALVVQEQAVQILVIAIGVWILGVLVAILGYLFSAEITTNIKNLESVLKRVAEDTHDNEAEALSHSINLDTTAGTAQAYALLERIIEQTLNDKQYAMEASEAKSMFLANMSHEIRTPLNGIVGFTELLKDTELHDEQREFIDIIEKSSENLLEIINNILDLSKIESNKLEIEEIVFNPMDEFESAVEVYGVRASEKHIDLACYVDPSLERPLKGDPTKIKEVIINLLSNAVKFTNSGGAISVDIRRVECETLNRARIRFEVKDNGIGVTSEQRSRIFEAFSQADTSITRKYGGTGLGLTISSRFVELMGSQLDLESEPGNGTTFFFTLEFEEIETLNEPLKGSFSNINAVILENHSKKKLQNTYLKEYLDYFGVSYTTFHELDELKMLERQVNYDLLFIDNDYTSDDDILSYSSAQEQLVLITKSYYMKKIDSMGIEIFKVLYEPLNSSKIRSTLDAYDAEAFSNRKQKATRRKKFDEKNSRFAATALVAEDNIINQKLIRRTLEDLGLEITIASNGLEAFEKRKNGNFDVIFMDIQMPVLDGIEATQEILDFEEDYAQHHIPIIALTANALKGDRERFLAAGMDEYTTKPLVRSEIISLLNNFLSHKIIDIKAIPKSIHDIATNTEDSNTPEIETEPTIDTAVEDSFVSLDEPFTLNAEESFEPLDEIEAPSILEELVENPVVPEESIPEEDEEIVLTPAEEEPLLVISDVVQEEHKSAYAADILIAKQNSLEMKLFCRILNDLGYTYKSIGSSEELMHELHEHRYKLALFDKTLSGLNLKDLYDIIRVNNSDTSLVMLIDPNIPENGDDAMYVHEIIKNIINKDLLRLVFEKFI comes from the coding sequence ATGCAATTAGGACTTAGAAATCGACTTCGCCTTATCAGTCTCTTGCCAATTCTGATACTTTTCACCCTTGCGAGCTACTATGTTTATAACGCGTATGTCAGCTATAAAGGGGCCGGACAGCTCCAAGTGAGACTTGAGGGTAATAAACAACTCAATGATCTTATCAACAACCTCTCGCGTGAACGTGGTATGACGGTTATGTATATGGGTAACGCTTCAGCTGCCACCCTCAAATCGCTCCACGCGCAACGTACCATTGTTGATCAAAAAGTAAGCGATTACCAAAAACATCTTGCTACGCTTGCTCGCACCAATGTACAAGAAGCTGCCAAGGCCAATGATCTGTCGAAACTCATCATCACGCTTCATAAAGAGATTGTGCAATCTCGACCAATTGTTGATAGCGGCACCGCTGATTTTAATAAAATTTTTACCGATCTTTACGGCAACTCGGAAGAGAAGCTAATTAATGAACTCGCAGACCTTGCAACGCTCCATTTTGATGAAGAGGTCAACTCCCTCTCTTCAAGCTATCTCTCGCTGGTACGCGCAAACGAATACAGCAGTATCGAACGTGACTATATCACCTACGTTCTCTCTCGTGCAACGCCGCTTGCCGAAGATGAGCTAAATAAATGGATTTCTCTGATCGCCAAAGCCGATACTTTTAATCTAGAAGGTATCAGCAATAAAGCGATTCAAACCACTTTGAAAGAATCTCTGTTTAACGAAGACAACACCGAGCTTTACCTTGATATTACGACTGAGCGAACCGGTATTTTGCAAGCGGCTACTACCGGTGTTTATGAAACACAATCGGGTATCTGGTTTGCAATGATTTCAGAAAAAATCGACGCGATCAATGAAGCTGAACAAGTTTTGATCGAAGCTATGGACCAACGTGCACTCGTCGTTCAAGAGCAAGCGGTTCAAATTCTGGTTATTGCAATCGGTGTTTGGATTTTAGGGGTATTGGTAGCCATTCTAGGCTATCTCTTCTCTGCTGAGATCACTACCAACATTAAAAACCTCGAATCGGTTTTGAAACGGGTTGCGGAAGACACCCATGACAATGAGGCAGAAGCACTCAGTCATTCGATTAATCTTGATACGACTGCCGGAACGGCGCAGGCGTACGCCCTTTTGGAACGTATCATTGAACAAACGCTCAATGACAAACAATATGCGATGGAAGCATCCGAAGCCAAATCAATGTTCTTGGCGAATATGTCCCATGAAATCCGTACTCCACTTAACGGTATCGTCGGATTTACCGAACTTCTCAAAGATACGGAACTCCATGATGAACAGCGCGAATTTATCGACATCATCGAAAAAAGTTCTGAAAATCTTCTCGAAATTATCAATAACATCCTTGACCTCTCGAAAATTGAGAGTAATAAACTTGAAATCGAAGAGATCGTCTTTAATCCGATGGACGAGTTCGAGAGTGCCGTTGAAGTATACGGTGTTCGTGCTTCTGAAAAACATATCGACCTTGCTTGTTATGTTGATCCAAGCCTTGAGCGTCCGCTCAAAGGGGATCCGACTAAAATCAAAGAGGTTATTATCAACCTCCTCAGCAATGCCGTCAAATTTACCAATAGCGGTGGGGCGATCAGTGTCGATATCCGCCGCGTAGAGTGTGAAACCCTTAACCGTGCACGTATCCGTTTCGAAGTCAAAGATAACGGGATTGGGGTTACCAGTGAACAACGTTCACGCATTTTCGAAGCGTTTTCTCAAGCAGATACATCCATTACCCGTAAATACGGCGGGACCGGTCTTGGTCTTACCATCTCGAGCCGCTTCGTTGAGCTTATGGGATCACAACTCGATCTTGAGAGTGAACCGGGCAATGGAACAACCTTCTTCTTTACCTTAGAGTTTGAAGAGATTGAAACCCTTAATGAACCGCTTAAAGGATCATTTTCCAATATCAATGCGGTCATCTTGGAGAACCACAGCAAGAAAAAACTCCAAAATACTTACCTCAAAGAATATTTGGACTACTTCGGTGTCAGCTATACCACTTTCCATGAATTGGATGAACTTAAAATGTTGGAGCGTCAGGTCAATTATGACCTCCTCTTTATTGACAACGATTACACCAGTGACGATGACATCCTCTCCTATTCATCGGCGCAAGAGCAATTAGTACTTATTACCAAATCGTACTACATGAAAAAAATCGATTCTATGGGAATCGAAATTTTCAAAGTATTGTACGAACCGCTTAACAGTTCTAAAATCCGTTCTACACTTGATGCATATGATGCTGAAGCATTTAGTAATCGCAAACAAAAAGCAACACGTCGTAAAAAATTCGATGAGAAAAACTCTCGATTTGCAGCAACTGCACTCGTTGCAGAAGACAATATTATTAACCAAAAACTGATTCGACGTACCCTGGAAGACCTTGGGCTGGAGATCACCATTGCCAGCAATGGTCTTGAAGCGTTTGAAAAACGTAAAAACGGTAACTTTGATGTTATCTTTATGGACATTCAAATGCCGGTACTTGACGGTATTGAAGCGACTCAAGAGATCTTGGATTTTGAAGAAGATTACGCTCAACATCATATCCCGATCATTGCTCTTACCGCCAATGCGCTCAAAGGGGACCGAGAACGTTTCTTGGCTGCTGGTATGGATGAGTATACGACCAAACCACTTGTCCGTTCTGAAATTATTTCATTGCTCAATAATTTCTTGTCCCATAAAATTATTGATATTAAAGCCATTCCGAAATCGATTCATGATATCGCAACAAACACAGAAGATTCAAATACTCCTGAAATCGAGACAGAACCAACAATCGATACTGCTGTAGAAGATTCATTTGTATCACTTGATGAACCTTTCACGTTAAACGCGGAAGAAAGTTTTGAACCATTGGATGAAATTGAAGCACCGAGTATTTTAGAGGAGTTAGTCGAAAATCCTGTTGTTCCAGAAGAATCAATACCGGAAGAAGATGAGGAAATCGTACTCACACCTGCGGAAGAAGAACCTCTTTTGGTTATTTCAGATGTTGTGCAAGAAGAACACAAATCTGCATATGCTGCAGATATATTGATTGCGAAACAAAACAGCCTTGAGATGAAGCTCTTTTGTCGTATCCTAAACGATTTAGGATATACCTATAAAAGTATCGGCAGTTCCGAAGAATTGATGCATGAGCTTCATGAACACCGCTATAAACTTGCATTATTTGACAAAACATTAAGCGGCCTGAATCTCAAGGATCTGTATGATATAATTCGTGTCAATAATAGTGATACGTCTCTGGTCATGCTTATCGATCCGAATATTCCGGAAAATGGAGATGATGCTATGTATGTTCATGAAATCATCAAAAATATCATTAACAAAGACTTGTTACGTCTTGTTTTTGAAAAATTTATCTGA
- a CDS encoding lipoprotein, whose translation MSKIFAVGVIVAIILFLSGCGYKAPPYYEKPAPAKESSVAL comes from the coding sequence ATGTCAAAAATATTTGCAGTGGGCGTCATTGTCGCCATCATACTATTTTTGAGCGGATGCGGCTATAAAGCTCCCCCGTATTACGAAAAACCGGCTCCGGCAAAGGAATCGTCCGTTGCGTTATGA
- a CDS encoding nucleotidyltransferase domain-containing protein, whose product MSVIPLSQEIQQQIVDSLKVLQPYKIILFGSYAYGIPRTDSDIDLVFIANEEGYKSFSERIEIKMKIMRKLDQLEQAVDVLAYTKQEWEDLQLKNSSFIREINHKGVMLENVA is encoded by the coding sequence ATGAGTGTTATACCGTTGTCACAAGAGATTCAACAGCAGATAGTGGATTCTCTGAAAGTACTTCAGCCGTATAAGATTATTCTTTTTGGATCGTATGCTTACGGAATTCCGAGAACTGATAGTGATATTGATTTGGTATTCATAGCGAATGAAGAAGGATATAAGAGTTTTTCAGAACGGATAGAGATCAAAATGAAAATTATGAGAAAATTGGATCAACTTGAACAGGCGGTCGACGTTTTAGCTTATACGAAACAAGAATGGGAGGATTTACAATTAAAAAACAGTTCATTCATCCGCGAAATCAACCATAAGGGGGTTATGCTTGAGAACGTTGCATAA
- a CDS encoding PAS sensor domain-containing protein produces the protein MGKPIPIDEEYLFDGRAIVSETDLHGVITFANRKFCEISGYSVDELIAQPHNIIRHPDMPKAAFALMWKTVQSGTLWHGLVKNLRKDGRYYWVDTEVTPTYDENGKLKGYMAARKPASRKNIEETAALYRKMIEQEQ, from the coding sequence ATGGGAAAACCTATTCCAATCGATGAAGAGTATCTTTTTGACGGGCGCGCTATTGTTAGCGAAACAGACTTGCATGGTGTGATCACTTTTGCAAACCGAAAATTTTGTGAAATCTCCGGCTACAGCGTCGATGAGCTCATTGCTCAACCGCATAACATCATCCGTCATCCGGATATGCCCAAAGCGGCGTTTGCACTCATGTGGAAAACAGTTCAATCCGGTACACTTTGGCACGGATTGGTCAAGAACCTCCGCAAAGACGGCCGCTATTATTGGGTTGATACCGAAGTAACCCCAACCTATGATGAGAACGGGAAGCTCAAAGGGTATATGGCAGCACGAAAACCGGCATCTCGTAAAAATATTGAAGAGACGGCAGCGTTGTACCGAAAAATGATCGAACAAGAACAATAA
- a CDS encoding response regulator produces MGEKKLKVLAVDDDLINLKLLKTMLMKTPNVSQVVEAKNGADAIGVLKTQDDIDIILLDIIMPVMGGIEMLKVIRADESLRQLPVIVLTTDETKKGEALECGANGFLMKPVREKDVLAKIAQLAL; encoded by the coding sequence ATGGGCGAGAAAAAACTGAAAGTACTTGCAGTTGATGATGATTTGATCAATCTCAAATTGCTCAAAACCATGCTAATGAAAACCCCTAATGTCTCTCAAGTTGTCGAAGCCAAAAATGGGGCAGATGCAATCGGGGTTCTTAAAACACAAGACGATATTGATATTATCTTGCTTGATATTATTATGCCTGTGATGGGGGGTATTGAAATGCTCAAAGTTATTCGAGCCGATGAATCTCTCCGTCAACTTCCCGTCATCGTTTTAACAACCGATGAAACAAAAAAAGGCGAAGCATTAGAGTGTGGAGCTAACGGTTTTCTTATGAAACCGGTCCGCGAAAAAGATGTCCTCGCTAAGATTGCTCAACTCGCACTCTAA